The following are encoded together in the Macadamia integrifolia cultivar HAES 741 chromosome 10, SCU_Mint_v3, whole genome shotgun sequence genome:
- the LOC122091703 gene encoding NASP-related protein sim3, giving the protein MASSAEAPTTMGAVTSPEENTDKEPEPLSVKVDETVVTVVQETLASDEAMIDSKGQGGVESSGTFAGDSSTSADNGTEKTLEHAAELMEKGSKALKESDYTEAAECFSRAVEIRVAHYGELAPECAVAYYKYGCALLYKAQEEADPLGTMPKKEVNSQQNSSGHETTMKANDGECSITSAVSEGKQAEASIFNGEEQVNGAGDDDQVEEGDGESEDEDLAEVDEDESDLDLAWKMLDIARAIVERHPGDTMEKVDILSALAEVALEREDIETSISDYLKALSILECLVEPDSRQIAELNFRICLCLEVGSKAQEAIPYCQRALSICKAQVGRLINEVNELKRKTCSGEAMDVADPCQKNQQSFAGSQAEPSVSEKESEIGTLKELSSELERKLEDLQQLVLTPSSIFSEVLKMVSAKATGNQKCAPSTALSSSQMGTVQESVGFDSPTVSTGHTKETVSVTHLGVVGRGIKRPLTNPGSTEPSPLKKPLQDSSEGKSGVDPIPVEKNTLESSGEKSDASIS; this is encoded by the exons ATGGCTTCCTCCGCGGAAGCTCCCACTACTATGGGCGCAGTTACATCACCCGAAGAAAATACGGATAAGGAACCTGAACCATTGTCCGTGAAGGTAGACGAAACGGTTGTCACAGTGGTTCAAGAAACCCTAGCTTCTGATGAAGCAATGATAGACTCGAAAGGTCAGGGAGGGGTGGAATCTTCCGGCACCTTCGCCGGAGATTCTTCTACCTCGGCTGATAACGGCACTGAGAAAACTTTAGAACATGCTGCCGAGCTTATGGAGAAAGGATCAAAGGCCCTAAAAGAGAGCGATTACACTGAAGCGGCTGAATGTTTCAGCCGTGCTGTGGAGATCAG GGTTGCACACTACGGTGAACTTGCTCCAGAATGTGCTGTTGCCTACTATAAATATGGATGTGCCCTGCTGTACAAAGCCCAAGAAGAAGCTGATCCTTTGGGTACAATGCCCAAGAAGGAGGTTAATTCTCAACAAAATTCTAGTGGACATGAAACTACTATGAAAGCAAATGATGGGGAATGTTCCATCACTTCTGCTGTAAGTGAGGGCAAACAAGCTGAGGCTTCAATTTtcaatggggaagaacaagtcAATG GTGCTGGTGATGACGATCAGGTTGAAGAGGGTGATGgggagagtgaagatgaggacCTGGCTGAAGTCGATGAAGATGAATCTGACCTTGATCTAGCATGGAAGATGCTGGATATTGCAAGGGCAATTGTTGAAAGGCATCCTGGTGACACAATGGAAAAAGTGGACATATTGTCAGCTTTGGCAGAGGTTGCTTTAGAAAGAG AGGACATTGAGACTTCTATAAGTGACTATCTTAAAGCACTTTCCATCCTGGAATGCCTGGTTGAACCAGACAGTCGACAAATTGCTGAACT AAATTTCAGGATATGCTTGTGTCTGGAGGTTGGGTCGAAGGCTCAAGAAGCCATTCCATATTGTCAGAGGGCCTTATCAATTTGCAAGGCTCAGGTGGGAAGACTCATCAATGAAGTTAATGAACTAAAGAGAAAAACATGCTCGGGAGAGGCGATGGATGTTGCTGACCCCTGTCAGAAGAACCAACAATCATTTGCTGGGTCTCAAGCTGAACCTTCAGTCTCAGAGAAGGAATCTGAGATTGGGACACTGAAGGAACTCTCCAGCGAGTTGGAAAGGAAG CTTGAAGACCTCCAACAGCTTGTCTTAACCCCGTCATCTATCTTTTCTGAAGTCCTTAAAATGGTTTCTGCGAAAGCAACCGGCAACCAGAAGTGTGCACCTTCAACAGCATTGAGCTCTTCGCAGATGGGTACTGTCCAGGAGAGTGTGGGCTTTGACTCTCCAACTGTTTCAACAGGTCATACAAAGGAGACTGTGAGTGTCACTCATCTTGGTGTGGTAGGAAGAGGCATTAAACGGCCGTTAACGAACCCAGGCAGTACTGAACCCAGCCCGTTGAAGAAGCCCTTGCAGGATTCGTCAGAAGGGAAAA GTGGTGTAGACCCCATCCCAGTGGAGAAGAATACACTGGAATCCTCAGGAGAGAAAAGTGATGCCAGCATCTCTTGA